One window of Suricata suricatta isolate VVHF042 chromosome 6, meerkat_22Aug2017_6uvM2_HiC, whole genome shotgun sequence genomic DNA carries:
- the LOC115294068 gene encoding olfactory receptor 2L5-like produces the protein MENNNETSTDFFLLGLFPPSGIGLLFFIFIILIFLMALFGNMSMIILILLDTHLHTPMYFLLSQLSLMDLNYISTIVPKMASNYLFGNKSISFIGCGVQSFFFITLAGAEGLLLASMAYDRYVAICFPLHYPIRMTKKMCVLMITGSWMISSINSCAHTVYALHIPYCRSRAINHFFCDVPAMLTLACMDTWVYEYTVFVSITLLLVFPFIGIACSYGRVLLAICRMHSVEGRKKTYSTCSTHLTVVTLYYVPFAYTYLRPRSLRSPTEDKILAVFYTILTPMLNPIIYSLRNKEVMGALRRVIQRISLYKCRQSSHSSCCFRNT, from the coding sequence atggaaaataataatgaaacatctACTGATTTTTTCTTATTGGGATTATTCCCACCATCAGGAATTGGCCTgctcttcttcattttcattattctcaTATTTCTAATGGCTCTTTTCGGCAACATGTCCATGATAATCCTCATCCTCCTGGATACCCATCTTCACACACCCATGTATTTTCTACTTAGTCAGCTCTCCCTCATGGACTTGAACTACATCTCTACCATTGTCCCCAAGATGGCTTCCAATTATCTCTTTGGAAACAAGTCTATTTCATTCATAGGGTGTGGAGTTCAGAGTTTCTTCTTCATTACATTAGCTGGTGCAGAAGGATTACTGTTGGCCTCTATGGCTTATGACCGTTATGTGGCTATTTGCTTTCCTCTTCACTATCCCATTCGTATGaccaaaaaaatgtgtgtgttgaTGATAACAGGATCTTGGATGATAAGCTCTATCAACTCCTGTGCCCACACTGTGTATGCCCTCCATATCCCTTATTGTCGATCCAGAGCCATCAACCACTTCTTCTGTGATGTCCCGGCCATGCTGACTCTGGCCTGCATGGACACTTGGGTCTATGAGTACACAGTGTTTGTGAGCATCACCCTCCTCCTTGTGTTTCCTTTCATTGGCATTGCATGTTCCTATGGTCGTGTTCTACTTGCCATCTGCCGCATGCACTCAgtagaagggaggaagaagaccTATTCAACCTGCAGTACCCACCTCACAGTGGTGACTTTATACTATGTACCTTTTGCTTACACTTATCTACGCCCAAGATCCCTGAGATCTCCAACAGAGGACAAGATTCTGGCTGTCTTCTACACCATCCTGACCCCAATGCTCAACCCTATCATTTACAGCCTGAGAAACAAGGAGGTGATGGGAGCTCTGAGAAGAGTGATTCAGAGGATCTCCCTGTATAAGTGTAGACAAAGTTCTCATTCATCCTGCTGCTTTAGAAATACctaa